The genomic window TTTTAGTCTTTTTAGTTATTGCTATTCTTGATTTTATCTTTCAAAGATACGAATTTAGGCAAAATATTAAAATGTCCAAACAAGAAGTTAAAGAAGAGTTTAAACAAACTGAAGGGGATCCGAAAATCAAATCAAAGCTGCGGGAAAAACAGCGGCAAATGGCTATGCACCGGATGATGGAAAGTGTGCCACAGGCTACAGTTGTCATTACTAACCCTACTCATCTTGCAATTGCTTTAAAATATGAAACTGGGGGAACGGAAGCTCCTATAGTTGTTGCTAAAGGAGCAGGAGAAATAGCTCGCAAGATTAAGGAAAAGGCTATGGAAAATAAGGTTCCCGTAGTAGAAGCAAAACCCGTTGCCCGTCTCCTTTATCAAAACGCAGAAATTAATCAGGAAATACCTGTTGAGTTATATCAAGCAGTTGCTGAAATACTAGCAACTCTTTACCGGGAAGGAAAAAGATTTTGACAGCTTTAGGTGGTGTTATCTAATTGGCTCAGGCAAATATAGGCATGCTTAGTTCCATGAAGAGGCTTTCTGGCTATAGTGAGTTCTTAATTGCAAGTATGGTAATTGCAATTATTCTAATTATCATTATTCCTATGCCTTCTGCTGCCTTGGATTTATTACTGTCTTTTAATTTAACTTTTAGTTTAGTTATTTTATTAATGACTATGTTCACTAATGAACCACTACAGTTTTCCGTTTTCCCTACTTTACTCCTAGTTACTACTTTAATGCGGCTGTCCTTAAATATCTCCTCAACTAGATTGATTTTAGGGCAGGCCAAAGCTGGAAAGGTAATTGAAGCTTTTGGAGGTTTCGTTGTTGGTGAAAATTATGTAGTGGGTATGGTTATTTTCATTATTATTACTGTTGTTCAGTTTGTGGTTATTACCAATGGTGCTGGGCGAGTAGCAGAAGTGGCAGCCAGATTTACCCTAGATGCTATGCCGGGAAAGCAAATGAGTATTGATGCCGATTTAAATGGAGGACTAATTACAGATGCTGAAGCACGTTTCCGCCGTAAACAGCTTCAGTTGGAAGCTGACTTTTTCGGAGCTATGGATGGTGCCAGCAAATTCGTCAAAGGTGATGCTATTGCAGGAATTGTTATTACCTTAATTAATATTTTCGGTGGTTTTATTATTGGTATCTGGCAGTTAAAAATGTCTTTTCTCCAATCTCTGCAAACTTACACTGTTTTAACTGTAGGTGATGGTTTAGTCAGCCAATTGCCAGCTTTATTAATTTCTACGGCTACAGGTATTTTAGTTACTAGATCAGCATCTGGTGAAAGTTTTGGTAAAGATTTAGTCAGTCAGCTAACAGCTTTCCCCAAGGTTATTGCATTAGCTGCAGGTATTTTGCTGACTTTAGGACTTATTCCCGGTTTGCCTAATCTACCATTTTTAATTTTAGGAGCTGCAACTGCTTATTCAGCTTATGTTTTAGCTAAAGAGGAAAAGAACAAATTAGTTGCTAAGCAAGAAAAAGATGAAGATAAGGAAAGGGAAAAAGTTCGCCAGCCGGAAAATGTTTTGAATTTATTCCAGGTTGATCCTATGGAAATAGAGATTGGCTATAACCTGATTCCATTAACGGACGAAGAACAGGGAGGAGACTTATTAGACCGGTTAGCTGCAGTGCGCCGGCAGTGTGCAGCAGAGTTAGGCGTTTTTGTCCGGCCAATTCGCATTCGAGATAACCTGCAGTTAGGTCCAAATGATTATGTCTTTAAACTTAAAGGTGTAGAGGTAGCCAAGGGGCAAGTGCTGCCCGGCTATTTTTTAGCTATGAATCCGACGGATTTTGATTTGGAATGTCAAGGGATTGCCACCCAGGAGCCTACCTTTGGGCTGCCGGCGTGGTGGATAACTCCAGATACCAAGGACGAAGTAGAAATGCGTGGCTTTACAGTAGTTGACTGTGCTACAGTGTTGATTACTCATTTGACAGAATTCATTAAAGCCAATGCTGCCGAACTAATTGGCAGACAAGAAGTTAAAGAAATGATTGATACAGTTAAAGAGCTAAACCAAGCTGTTGTTGAGGAATTGATTCCTGACTTAATGACTTATGGTGAAGTCCAAAAGATTTTACAAAATTTGCTGGCGGAAAGGGTACCAGTCAGAGATTTAACAACTATACTAGAAGTATTAGCAGATAACGCCCGCATGACCAAAGATCCGGATTATTTAACAGAAATGGTTAGACAGGCGCTGAAAAGAACCATTAGTAAACAGTATGCCGTAGAAGGAAAAATGACAGTTATTACACTTCATCCCAAGCTGGAACAAGAGATTATTGATTCCTTGCAGAAAACCCAGCACGGCAGTTACCCTGCTTTGAGCCCTGAAGTAACACAAAAGATTTTTGACCGCTTGGCATCAATGACTGAACAAATGAATATCTCAGGCTTGCAGCCTATTGTATTATGCTCTTCCCGGATTAGGCTGCCCTTTCGGAGGCTAACAGAACGTTTTATGCCTAGTTTAATTGTTTTATCATTAAATGAATTGACTCCTGAACTGGATGTAGAATCAATTGGGACGGTGATGTTAGATTGAAAGTAAAACGTTATATTGTCAATAACATGCCTGAGGCCATGGAAATTATTAAGAAAGACTTAGGTACTGATGCTGTAATTATCTCCAGCCGTTGGGTTAAACAAGGTAAATGGCTAAAATTTTTAGGGGCTCGTAAATTGGAAGTTACGGCAGCTTTGGAAGAAGGAAATAAAAAGAATGAGCAGCAAGAAAAGTCTGAGCATAATTTAGGTCAAGAAGTGGCAGAAGTTAAATCTCTCCTGCGCAAAATGCTGCGGGAAACAGAGAGAAGTAAAGGAAATTTCCCCGATTCCAATATACTTCTAAAATGGCAGTCTACTCTAAAGGAATTGGAAATAAGCCACGAAATAATAAATTTGCTTTTCGATGGTTTAGATAAAGACTTTACCATCGGACAGTTAGAGGATGAAGCT from Bacillota bacterium LX-D includes these protein-coding regions:
- the flhA gene encoding flagellar biosynthesis protein FlhA → MKRLSGYSEFLIASMVIAIILIIIIPMPSAALDLLLSFNLTFSLVILLMTMFTNEPLQFSVFPTLLLVTTLMRLSLNISSTRLILGQAKAGKVIEAFGGFVVGENYVVGMVIFIIITVVQFVVITNGAGRVAEVAARFTLDAMPGKQMSIDADLNGGLITDAEARFRRKQLQLEADFFGAMDGASKFVKGDAIAGIVITLINIFGGFIIGIWQLKMSFLQSLQTYTVLTVGDGLVSQLPALLISTATGILVTRSASGESFGKDLVSQLTAFPKVIALAAGILLTLGLIPGLPNLPFLILGAATAYSAYVLAKEEKNKLVAKQEKDEDKEREKVRQPENVLNLFQVDPMEIEIGYNLIPLTDEEQGGDLLDRLAAVRRQCAAELGVFVRPIRIRDNLQLGPNDYVFKLKGVEVAKGQVLPGYFLAMNPTDFDLECQGIATQEPTFGLPAWWITPDTKDEVEMRGFTVVDCATVLITHLTEFIKANAAELIGRQEVKEMIDTVKELNQAVVEELIPDLMTYGEVQKILQNLLAERVPVRDLTTILEVLADNARMTKDPDYLTEMVRQALKRTISKQYAVEGKMTVITLHPKLEQEIIDSLQKTQHGSYPALSPEVTQKIFDRLASMTEQMNISGLQPIVLCSSRIRLPFRRLTERFMPSLIVLSLNELTPELDVESIGTVMLD